From a region of the Candidatus Zymogenaceae bacterium genome:
- a CDS encoding ABC transporter ATP-binding protein, which produces MAYISYKNIVKAFDDNVIYKGLSLDIKKGETITIIGGSGTGKSVMLKMLLGLIKPDEGSITIDGTNIVPLAEKELVEVRKSVGMLFQGAALFDSITVGENVAYGLRQHTDLEDEQIAEKVARCLEMVGLPDIEQMMPADLSGGMKKRVGLARAIAYDPDIILYDEPTTGLDPTNAKRINNLIIELQKLLSVTSIVVTHDMDSAFMVSNRMAMLYRGQIAAVGTIDEMNASDNPLVQDFIQGNIGEL; this is translated from the coding sequence ATGGCCTATATATCATATAAGAACATAGTAAAGGCCTTTGACGATAACGTGATATATAAGGGATTGTCCCTTGACATTAAAAAGGGCGAGACGATTACCATCATCGGCGGCAGCGGCACCGGTAAAAGCGTCATGCTCAAGATGCTCTTGGGTCTCATCAAGCCGGACGAGGGTTCCATCACAATAGACGGGACAAATATCGTTCCCCTTGCGGAAAAGGAGCTGGTGGAAGTCAGGAAAAGCGTCGGGATGCTCTTTCAAGGCGCGGCCCTTTTCGACTCCATCACCGTGGGCGAGAACGTGGCATACGGCCTTCGCCAGCATACGGACCTCGAGGATGAACAGATCGCCGAAAAGGTGGCCCGGTGCCTTGAGATGGTGGGACTGCCGGATATCGAACAGATGATGCCCGCGGACCTCTCCGGCGGGATGAAAAAGAGGGTGGGGCTGGCCCGGGCCATCGCCTACGACCCGGATATCATCCTCTACGACGAGCCGACCACCGGCCTCGATCCCACGAACGCGAAGCGAATCAACAATCTGATTATCGAGCTGCAGAAGCTCTTATCGGTCACGTCCATCGTGGTCACCCACGATATGGATTCGGCGTTCATGGTGTCCAACCGGATGGCGATGCTCTACCGGGGACAAATCGCTGCGGTGGGAACCATCGATGAGATGAACGCGTCGGACAACCCGCTGGTGCAGGATTTCATACAGGGAAATATCGGGGAGTTGTAA
- a CDS encoding ABC transporter permease: MRAFFERLGHWALMSITYIDGTSRMFFRACAALVTPPFRPHVVIAQIEYTGIQSILVATITALFTGAVMALQMAFSLERFGAESFAANVLAVSLVRELGPVLTGLLVGGRVGAGITAEVGSMQVTEQVDAIRSLGADPIRELVTPKILACAIVLPILTVFAIEVGIISGMVVSMLELDVTPVFYLRQVNDILEISDFLGGLGKSAFFGIIIGIVGCYKGFNTRGGTVGVGKATTESVVNICLSILVADLFLTKIFMILFQA, translated from the coding sequence ATGCGGGCGTTTTTTGAAAGGCTCGGACACTGGGCGCTGATGAGCATCACCTATATAGATGGGACATCCCGCATGTTCTTTCGGGCGTGCGCCGCTCTGGTGACCCCGCCGTTTCGGCCGCATGTCGTCATCGCCCAGATCGAATACACCGGAATTCAGTCGATCCTCGTGGCCACGATCACGGCCCTCTTTACAGGCGCCGTCATGGCCCTGCAGATGGCCTTTTCGCTGGAGCGGTTCGGTGCGGAGTCCTTCGCCGCGAACGTGCTTGCCGTATCTCTCGTCAGGGAGCTGGGCCCGGTGCTCACGGGTCTTCTTGTGGGAGGGCGCGTGGGCGCAGGAATAACAGCGGAGGTGGGCTCCATGCAGGTGACCGAGCAGGTGGACGCCATCCGCTCCCTGGGGGCGGACCCGATCCGCGAGCTGGTGACGCCGAAAATCCTGGCATGCGCCATCGTGCTCCCGATCCTCACGGTATTCGCAATTGAAGTGGGGATCATCTCCGGCATGGTGGTGAGCATGCTGGAGCTGGACGTGACTCCGGTATTCTATCTGCGCCAGGTCAACGACATCCTCGAGATCAGTGATTTTCTGGGGGGGCTGGGGAAATCCGCCTTTTTCGGCATCATCATCGGCATCGTGGGGTGTTACAAGGGATTCAATACCCGCGGCGGGACGGTGGGCGTGGGAAAAGCCACCACAGAATCGGTGGTGAACATCTGCCTGTCGATACTGGTGGCGGACCTCTTTCTGACGAAGATATTTATGATTCTCTTTCAGGCGTAA
- a CDS encoding PrsW family intramembrane metalloprotease, producing MALFVELFVVSTAPGFFILWFVYHVLSAGRREATLPILLTFLLGCAVVVPAALIEGIAVPHIQNIVAGTIPRALAIAFCVVAPTEELSRFLALVPDLRRPNSISTSRDGVMYGVAAAMGFATAENILFVMELGFTAGLFRAFLSVPVHGICGAAIGYALGVGAKRREGRVCITLAGLGAAMLFHGIFDGILLIQAG from the coding sequence GTGGCCTTGTTTGTCGAGCTGTTTGTCGTCTCCACGGCGCCCGGTTTTTTCATCCTCTGGTTCGTGTATCATGTTTTAAGCGCCGGGAGGCGGGAAGCGACTCTGCCGATTCTATTGACGTTTCTTTTGGGATGTGCGGTGGTTGTGCCGGCCGCCCTCATCGAGGGGATCGCGGTGCCGCATATTCAGAACATCGTGGCCGGAACGATCCCCCGGGCGCTGGCGATCGCCTTCTGTGTGGTGGCGCCCACCGAGGAGCTTTCCCGGTTCCTGGCCTTGGTGCCCGACCTCAGGCGGCCGAACAGTATCTCGACATCCCGGGACGGGGTGATGTACGGCGTGGCGGCGGCGATGGGATTCGCCACGGCCGAGAATATCCTGTTCGTCATGGAGCTTGGATTCACCGCGGGGCTCTTCCGGGCGTTTCTCTCCGTTCCGGTGCACGGAATATGCGGGGCCGCCATCGGCTACGCCCTGGGGGTGGGCGCAAAAAGGCGGGAGGGGCGTGTGTGCATCACCCTCGCGGGACTCGGGGCGGCGATGCTCTTTCACGGTATTTTCGACGGCATATTACTGATACAGGCGGGCTGA
- a CDS encoding MBL fold metallo-hydrolase yields the protein MKLVILGSGTIVPSPARSSPSYLVETRDATILLDMGTDPLRRITEVGVGVRDIDAVLMSHFHPDHSAGLVPYLFASKYAMGSIREHDLTVIGGVGLNAFYENLKTAYDGWIVPEQYALELIEALPGEEYRIGDVTVGFSSVSHNPESLAFRLEADGASLVYSGDTDWSEDLISLASEADALILECSFPDDMKVPGHLTPLEAAELAERSGVGTLILTHFYPPVESVNLDAVVASRFSGSLIVARDLVTVEIGTDMVALVH from the coding sequence ATGAAGCTCGTTATCCTCGGCTCCGGCACCATCGTCCCGTCTCCCGCGCGATCATCTCCCTCCTACCTGGTAGAAACACGAGACGCCACGATTCTTTTAGACATGGGTACGGACCCGCTCAGAAGAATCACCGAGGTCGGCGTGGGCGTTCGGGATATCGATGCGGTGCTGATGTCTCACTTTCACCCGGATCACTCCGCCGGGCTCGTGCCCTATCTCTTTGCGTCGAAATACGCGATGGGATCCATCCGGGAGCACGACCTGACGGTGATCGGCGGTGTGGGACTTAATGCGTTTTATGAGAATCTCAAGACCGCGTACGACGGATGGATCGTCCCGGAGCAATACGCACTGGAGCTGATTGAAGCTTTACCCGGAGAGGAGTATCGGATCGGTGATGTGACCGTCGGCTTTTCTTCGGTGTCTCATAATCCGGAGAGCCTGGCCTTTCGTCTGGAGGCGGACGGGGCGTCGCTGGTCTATTCCGGCGATACCGACTGGTCCGAAGACCTTATCTCTCTTGCGTCCGAGGCCGACGCCCTGATTCTGGAGTGCTCCTTCCCGGACGACATGAAGGTTCCCGGACACCTGACTCCCCTCGAGGCCGCCGAGCTGGCGGAGCGATCCGGCGTCGGAACGCTCATTCTGACCCACTTTTATCCCCCGGTAGAGTCGGTGAATCTGGATGCCGTGGTGGCGTCGCGCTTTTCCGGCTCTCTCATCGTTGCCAGGGACCTCGTGACCGTCGAGATCGGAACGGACATGGTCGCCCTGGTCCACTGA
- a CDS encoding PrsW family intramembrane metalloprotease translates to MKHVYLPLLVLAVAPGFFILWYIYIQDRYEPEPKKLIFKVFLWGAASTVPAIIVELLLEKALPVSGTATLLGAFVEAFIIVAPIEELCKMSATYVSTYRSHEFNEVMDGIVYGVAAAIGFATIENIFYVLSMGAGVGVLRALFAVPGHAMWGAIIGFYLGMKKMHPEASHRYILAGFIVAVLFHGVYDFVLFTASPLGFLIVPIIIWLYFVYKKRLRSAQKSSPFRNGRDTSRYENIPDRYSPRGIMKVSAAFVLFLAAVMIAVGAVTYLKDGGVWQARYTVLFLSTTVVPVVVGVILAWSAKKDTLSA, encoded by the coding sequence ATGAAACACGTGTACCTGCCTCTTCTGGTTCTGGCGGTGGCCCCCGGCTTCTTCATCCTGTGGTATATATACATACAGGATCGATACGAGCCGGAACCGAAAAAGCTCATCTTCAAGGTGTTCCTGTGGGGGGCTGCTTCAACCGTCCCGGCCATCATCGTCGAGTTACTCTTGGAAAAGGCGCTGCCCGTTTCCGGAACCGCAACTCTCCTGGGGGCCTTCGTGGAGGCGTTCATCATCGTCGCTCCCATCGAGGAGCTCTGCAAGATGTCCGCCACGTATGTTTCCACATATCGCTCCCATGAATTCAACGAAGTGATGGACGGCATCGTCTACGGTGTTGCGGCGGCCATCGGATTCGCCACGATAGAGAACATCTTCTATGTCTTGAGCATGGGGGCGGGCGTGGGCGTTTTACGGGCGCTTTTCGCCGTGCCCGGCCACGCCATGTGGGGGGCGATCATCGGCTTTTATCTAGGAATGAAGAAAATGCATCCCGAAGCCTCCCACCGATACATTCTGGCCGGATTCATCGTCGCCGTCCTCTTTCACGGCGTATATGACTTCGTCCTGTTCACCGCGTCTCCCCTGGGATTCCTGATCGTTCCAATCATCATCTGGCTCTACTTCGTCTACAAGAAAAGACTTCGTTCGGCCCAGAAATCATCCCCCTTCCGGAACGGGCGGGACACATCCCGGTACGAGAACATACCGGATCGCTATTCTCCCCGGGGGATCATGAAAGTGTCGGCGGCGTTTGTCCTCTTCCTTGCGGCGGTGATGATCGCCGTGGGCGCCGTGACGTACCTCAAAGACGGAGGCGTCTGGCAGGCCCGATATACCGTGCTCTTTCTCTCCACGACGGTCGTCCCGGTTGTGGTCGGCGTCATACTGGCATGGTCGGCGAAAAAGGACACCCTTTCCGCCTGA
- a CDS encoding SUMF1/EgtB/PvdO family nonheme iron enzyme — protein MKFFRYIPVLLIVIICIPIAAAADDMVLVPVEDLAVIVDDPGDIPAPFFIDRYEVTNAEFAAFLRDVAPNTEEPWRTWINGEDPNFKIDVESESFDVMVGFDTFPVVTVTLEGAARYAEWAGKSLPTNAQWDAAAILGDSLTSWLEANSEGSTESPCDPEEPGPVPVGSYSPDDLGLFDMIGNVWEWTTDEYETEYLSFMPTLGLSPAAGPSLSVVRGGGFLLDPGDITEYPAAAASPTSRFGNIGFRCVRETD, from the coding sequence ATGAAGTTTTTTCGATACATTCCTGTGCTTTTGATCGTCATCATCTGCATTCCGATAGCGGCCGCGGCCGACGACATGGTTTTGGTGCCGGTGGAGGATCTCGCGGTTATCGTCGATGATCCCGGCGACATCCCCGCTCCCTTCTTCATCGATCGGTATGAGGTTACCAACGCCGAGTTCGCCGCATTCCTTCGGGATGTCGCGCCGAATACCGAGGAGCCATGGCGCACGTGGATAAACGGAGAGGACCCGAACTTTAAAATCGACGTCGAATCCGAATCCTTCGACGTAATGGTGGGATTCGATACCTTCCCTGTGGTGACGGTGACGCTCGAGGGCGCCGCCCGGTACGCCGAGTGGGCGGGAAAAAGCCTTCCCACAAATGCACAGTGGGATGCGGCGGCGATACTCGGCGACTCCCTCACCTCCTGGCTGGAGGCGAATTCCGAAGGGTCCACCGAATCCCCTTGTGACCCGGAGGAGCCCGGCCCCGTGCCTGTGGGAAGCTACTCCCCGGATGATCTGGGCCTTTTCGACATGATCGGCAACGTGTGGGAGTGGACGACGGACGAGTACGAAACCGAATATCTCTCCTTCATGCCGACCCTGGGCCTCTCCCCCGCCGCCGGACCCTCGCTGTCTGTGGTCAGGGGGGGCGGCTTTCTGCTTGATCCCGGTGACATTACCGAATACCCCGCGGCGGCGGCCAGTCCCACGTCCCGATTCGGGAATATCGGCTTTCGCTGCGTTCGGGAGACGGACTGA
- a CDS encoding histidine triad nucleotide-binding protein encodes MAGCLFCSLIAGERDTQVVYENDSVFCFEDINPQTPVHVLVVPKEHFQDLNELAEAKKLSLIGEMYAGALEVARIKGIDKKGFRTVINNGKEAGQVIWHLHMHVLGGRQIGDGMAG; translated from the coding sequence ATGGCGGGATGCCTGTTTTGCAGCCTGATAGCGGGAGAAAGGGACACCCAGGTCGTGTACGAAAACGACTCGGTGTTCTGTTTTGAGGATATCAACCCCCAGACGCCGGTGCACGTGCTGGTTGTGCCGAAAGAGCACTTTCAGGACCTCAACGAGCTGGCGGAGGCGAAGAAACTGTCGCTCATTGGTGAGATGTACGCCGGGGCGCTGGAGGTGGCCAGGATAAAGGGTATCGACAAGAAGGGGTTTCGAACGGTCATCAATAACGGAAAAGAGGCGGGACAGGTCATCTGGCATCTGCACATGCACGTGCTGGGGGGGAGGCAGATCGGCGACGGCATGGCCGGCTGA
- a CDS encoding aspartate kinase, translating into MTSETYRVVVQKYGGSSVADPEKLKAVARRIIETKEKGFRVVVVVSAMGDTTNKLLDLAKEVVTTPTARELDMLLSVGERISMTLLSMALNEAGHPAKSFTGSQSGIITDTTHSNARIIEVRPQRILEALDAGLIAIVAGFQGVSLEREVTTLGRGGSDTSAVALAAALEAEFLEICSDVDGVLSADPRIVDDARKIERLTFEEMQEMAEAGAKVLNSAAVAYAKQAGITIHSVSTFGGGTGTAVADFENDHRTGRVRGVVYERNIIFVASKRRFSMDEITAALDYLDGRHVAYKQFDLGIQTDDGYEFTFILPLENLHGYENIRDELSRRYPDGITFFEGRGTVSLIGEGIINDGTNLKRAVTVLTNAGIDIHDIHTSRFRISVVVERDRLDEAVRLLHAAFPDQE; encoded by the coding sequence ATGACAAGCGAGACATACCGGGTGGTCGTCCAGAAGTACGGCGGCTCGTCGGTGGCCGATCCGGAAAAGTTAAAGGCCGTCGCCCGGCGCATCATAGAAACGAAGGAAAAGGGATTTCGCGTGGTGGTGGTGGTCAGCGCCATGGGCGACACTACAAATAAACTCCTCGATCTTGCGAAGGAGGTAGTCACCACCCCCACCGCCCGGGAGCTGGACATGCTGCTGTCGGTGGGAGAGCGCATCTCCATGACACTCCTCTCGATGGCCCTGAACGAGGCGGGGCACCCCGCAAAATCGTTCACCGGCTCCCAGAGCGGCATCATCACCGACACCACCCACTCCAACGCCCGGATCATCGAGGTGCGCCCCCAGCGCATCCTGGAGGCCCTGGATGCCGGCCTCATCGCCATTGTCGCAGGATTCCAGGGGGTGAGCCTGGAGCGGGAGGTGACCACCCTGGGGAGGGGCGGCTCGGACACCTCGGCGGTGGCCCTGGCGGCGGCGCTGGAGGCGGAGTTCCTGGAAATCTGCTCGGATGTGGACGGGGTGCTGTCGGCCGACCCCCGCATCGTGGACGACGCACGCAAGATCGAACGCCTCACCTTCGAGGAGATGCAGGAGATGGCCGAGGCCGGGGCCAAGGTTCTCAACTCCGCCGCCGTGGCGTACGCGAAACAGGCGGGTATCACCATCCACTCGGTCTCCACCTTCGGGGGCGGCACCGGCACGGCGGTGGCGGATTTCGAGAACGATCACCGCACAGGCCGGGTTCGGGGCGTGGTGTACGAGCGGAATATTATCTTCGTCGCATCGAAGCGGCGATTTTCCATGGACGAGATCACCGCCGCCCTCGATTATCTCGACGGCAGGCACGTGGCCTACAAGCAGTTCGACCTGGGAATACAGACCGACGACGGCTACGAGTTTACCTTCATTCTGCCTCTGGAAAACCTCCACGGCTATGAAAACATCAGGGATGAGCTGTCCCGAAGGTATCCGGACGGAATCACGTTCTTCGAAGGGAGGGGGACGGTATCCCTCATCGGCGAGGGCATCATCAACGACGGGACCAACCTGAAGCGGGCGGTGACGGTCCTGACCAACGCAGGCATAGACATCCACGACATCCACACCTCCCGGTTTCGCATCAGCGTGGTGGTGGAGCGGGATCGCCTCGACGAAGCGGTACGGCTCCTCCACGCAGCCTTCCCCGACCAGGAATAG